The genomic window aatttttcaaatttcttaaGAATTTAAAGCAAAGATTTTTAATCTCAACATTTGTAGTTTTTAAGTCATTGCAAAGGTTAGTATCGCTGTCACCATTAATACTAACCTCTTTATTCAACtct from Plasmodium cynomolgi strain B DNA, scaffold: 1256, whole genome shotgun sequence includes these protein-coding regions:
- a CDS encoding CYIR protein (putative;~vir-type antigen) codes for the protein MTSGDDNGLVEVLTELASHNIYKELNKEVSINGDSDTNLCNDLKTTNVEIKNLCFKFLRNLKNLSNMKNEEKNIMIIIVI